The Chitinophagaceae bacterium nucleotide sequence GATAATGATTCAAGCTTATCATTCACAGAAAAAGCAAATATTTCTGTTGAATTAATGCTGACAGCACAATACTTTTTTTACGCACAAAAAATATGGACTGGAATAAGTGATAAAGCACTTCGTGAAATTGATTGGGGACTGCCACGGAAAAAATTATCTTACGAAGCTATCCTTGATTCATTGCTCGAAGCACCTTCATCAACATTCATGAAAAATGAGCCTGTGTTCCGGCAATATGGTTTACTGAAAGAAAACTTGAAAAAATACAGAGCTATTCAGGCAGGCAGCAGGTGGAAGCAAATAAAAGCAGATAAGAAATCATACCGTTCCGGAGACAGCAGTAAAGTGATTACTGATATCCGTGAACATCTTTTTATTCTTGGTGATCTGGTTTCAAACAATGGCTCTCCCGTTTATGATCAGGAATTGGAAGAAGGCATTAAAAAATTTCAGCAACGATATGGGCTAACCGAAGATGGGGTAATTGGCAAATCATTTATTGAAGAATTAAATTACCCCCTCGAAAAAAGAATTGAACAGCTGATTGTAAATATGGAACGTTGCAGATGGCTGCCTTTAGCTTTGCGTAAAGATTATATTGTTGTAAATATTCCTGAATTTAGCTTTCATGCTTTTGAAAAATGACACACTTGCCTGGAGTATGAAAGTGGTAGTAGGAACTGAATTGAATAAAACGGCAGTTTTCAGCGGAATGATGAACAATGTAGTTTTCAGTCCTTACTGGAATGTGCCTTCAAGCATTTTAGCAAAAGAAGTTCTGCCCGCCATCAGACGAAACAGTAATTACCTGAATAAAAATCATATGGAATGGAACGGGAAAAGTGTGCGGCAAAAACCAGGTCCCTGGAATGCATTGGGTAAAGTAAAATTTCTGTTTCCTAACAGCCATAGTATCTATCTTCATGATACACCATCGAAATCATTATTCAGTCGTGATCAGCGTGCTTTCAGTCATGGATGCATCCGTGTGGAAGATCCAAGACGTTTAGCAATCTATGTATTAAGACATCAACCCGAATGGACAGAAGAAAAAATTGACGAAGCAATGAATGCAGAAAAAGAAAAGTATGTAAAGATCAATCAGCCAATTCCGGTGATCATTACTTATTTAACAGCATGGGTAAATCCAAAAGGACAATTAAATTTCAGAAAGGATATTTATAAAAGAGACAGCCGTTTAGCTAAAATGATCATTGAAAATTCAAAATTATAACATGAATTACTCCTCTGTTATTGCCGGCACAATGAAATGGGGTTTATGGGGTTCGAAGTTTGATTACACTGCTTATGAGCAAATGATCAAAGATTGTATAGCACTTGGCGTTACAAGTTTTGATCATGCAGATATTTATGGAAATTATACAACTGAAGAAGAGTTTGGTCAGGTATTGAAACAGAACCCATCCTTACGGCAGCAAATGCAGCTGATTACTAAATGTGGCATACAGATGGTTTCGCCTAACAGGCCGCAGCATAAGATCAAATCATATGATACCTCCTTTGAACATATTATGGAATCGGTTAAAACTTCATTAGAAAATTTTTCAACTGATTATATTGATTGCCTTCTCATTCACCGTCCTGATCAATTGTTCAATGCTGATGAAGTGGCAAAAGCTTTTGCACAATTGAAACAACAGGGAAAAGTACTTCACTTTGGTGTTTCCAATTTCAGGAAATGGCAGGTTGATTTACTAATGAGCAGATTTCCAGTTGAAGTAAATCAGATAGAATGTTCGCTACTGCAGTTAAATCCTTTTGTTGATGGCACACTGGATCAATGTCAGCAACATCATATTACCCCAATGGTATGGAGTCCATTAGGAGGTGGGAATTTATTTGCAGATACTGATGATGAGCAGAATAAACGAATAATAGCAGTTGCTAATTTTCTTGCAGACAAATATAATTCAGCATCAGATATTATTTTACTGAGCTGGTTACTTACGCATCCTTCCGGCATACTTCCTGTGGCTGGAACATCCAGAATTGAAAGAATACAATCAGCTGTAGCAGCCACACAAATAAAACTGGACCGAGAAGAATGGTTCATGCTCTGGAGAGCAAGTACTGGAAAAGAAGTTGCTTAAAATTTAAATTTCATGATGATTCAAAAAAACATTTTCTTACTGTTTGCAATAATTATAGCTGTTTATTTTTGTGCAATTGGTGTAGATACCATGGATGTAGATGCATCACAATATGCAGCCATCAGCAGAGAAATGAAAGAAAGCGGACGCTACCTGCAGGTATATGAACAGGGCAAAGATTATTTAGACAAACCTCCTTTCCTGTTTTGGATCAGCAGTCTTTCCATGAATCTGTTTGGTGAAAATAACCTGGGATTCAAATTTCCATCTATTCTTTTTGCTATACTTGCAGTGTTTGCTACTTACCGTTTTGCAAAGTTGTTCTACGATAAAACGCTTGCAGTTATTTCTGCAATCGTGCTGGCAAGTTGCCAGGCAGTTTTTTTAATTACAAATGATATTCGTACCGATACAATTTTAATGAGTTGGGTTATCATAGCCATATGGCAGATAGCTGAATGGATGCAATCAAAAAAAACAATTCATTTTATTTTAGGTGCTGCAGCCATTGGGGCAGGTATGGTTACAAAAGGGCCTATTGCTTTGTTTGTACCCATATTTGCATTCGGAAGCCATTTTGTATTGCAACGGAAATTCAGTTATCTGTTTAAACCAGTATATCTGCTTGGATTAATTACAATTGCAATTGTGTTGATTCCTATGAGCATTGGCTTGTACCAACAGTATGATCTGCATCCGGAAAAAACAGTGAATGGTTTGAAAAATGTTTCCGGGTTACGATTTTTTTACTGGACACAAAGTTTTGGACGCATTACAGGTGAAAACGTTTGGAACAATAACGCACCATTCAGTTTCTTGTTTGAAAATTTATTGTGGGGAATGTTGCCTTGGACATTATTCTTCATCTCAGGCTTAGTTAATGATCTTATCCAGATCATCCGCAAGAAATTGATTGTTGCAGAAAATGAAGAGTTCCTCACAACAGGTGGTTTTGTATTAGCCTACTGTTCACTGGGCATCTCAAAATACCAGCTGCCTCATTACATCTATGTAGTATTGCCCTTCATTGCCATCATCACTGCAAAAATGATTTACGCAATTTTTTGGCAACAGAAATTTCAGTTCCTTAAAAAAATGATCACTCCTGTTCAATGGCTGGTTTGCATTACATTGCTGATTGCACCAGTAATCATTATAATTTATTCCTTTCCATCCAATTCAATTTGGACTTGGTTGATACCAGTATTAACAGCAACTACTGTGTTGACTCTATTTTTAAATAAAGCAATTTCAAAAAAGCTCTTCAGCATTTCACTTGCATTAATCATAGGGTTAAATGTATTCCTCAGTTTATGGTTTTATCCGCAGGTTCTTAAATACCAGGCAGGAAATGTTGCAGGCCGTTATATTGCAAAACAAAGAATTGATCGGGAAAAGTTTTACATCTATAGGTTCCAGGGAAATAATGTTGCTCTTCACTTTTACAGCAACCGTATTGTGAGAGTAATCGACTCAATTAATAATCTTTCTTCAGAAACATATTTACTGACAATGGATGAAGGATTAGAAATTTTGAAAAATAGTGGAAGAAATTTTGAAATACTAAAACAGGGGTTAGATTATCACGTTACTGCTCTAACCGGAAAATTTTTGAATAAAGAAACCAGAGATCAGCAATGCAAAAACTACTATATTATTAAACTGAACTAAGCAGTTTATTTAAACAGGTTATATCGGAGAATACAATAGATTGCCCTTAAGCCATCCTTCCAGTTGATCTTTTTCCCATCTGCATAGGTTCTTCCGTAATAAGAAATCCCTACTTCATAAACACGAATATCAGGTTGACGGGAAATTTTTGCAGTTACTTCCGGTTCGAAACCAAAACGTGTTTCTTTTAATTGAATACGCTGAATAATTTCCCGGCGGAATAATTTATAACACGTTTCCATATCAGTAAGGTTAAGATTGGTAAACATATTTGACAGAGTAGTGAGTACTTTATTCCCAATGCTATGCCAGAAGAATAAGATACGATGGGCATTACCTCCCATAAAACGGGAACCATAAACAACATCTGCAAATCCATCCAATACCGGCTTCAGTAAAACATTGTATTCTTCAGGATCATATTCAAGATCAGCATCCTGTATTATCACCAGGTCACCGGTTGCTTTTTGAATACCTGTATGTAATGCTGCCCCTTTACCTTTATTCATTTCATGATTATATAAAACTATTGGGAGGGTTGATTGCTCCATGTATTTGTTCAATAGCAAGTTTTGTTTCGTCGGTACTGCAGTCGTTTACTATGATTACTTCCTTTTCAATTCCATTTAAAAGATTAACAGCAGCTACTTTATTCAGTATTAAATGAATTGTCTTTCCTTCATTATAAGCCGGTATAACAATAGATAATTTGGAGATACTCTGCTGCATGTGGTTCCTTTCTGTTTTGAGAATGCAATTTTACAGAAATATT carries:
- a CDS encoding aldo/keto reductase; the protein is MNYSSVIAGTMKWGLWGSKFDYTAYEQMIKDCIALGVTSFDHADIYGNYTTEEEFGQVLKQNPSLRQQMQLITKCGIQMVSPNRPQHKIKSYDTSFEHIMESVKTSLENFSTDYIDCLLIHRPDQLFNADEVAKAFAQLKQQGKVLHFGVSNFRKWQVDLLMSRFPVEVNQIECSLLQLNPFVDGTLDQCQQHHITPMVWSPLGGGNLFADTDDEQNKRIIAVANFLADKYNSASDIILLSWLLTHPSGILPVAGTSRIERIQSAVAATQIKLDREEWFMLWRASTGKEVA
- a CDS encoding glycosyltransferase family 39 protein, translating into MMIQKNIFLLFAIIIAVYFCAIGVDTMDVDASQYAAISREMKESGRYLQVYEQGKDYLDKPPFLFWISSLSMNLFGENNLGFKFPSILFAILAVFATYRFAKLFYDKTLAVISAIVLASCQAVFLITNDIRTDTILMSWVIIAIWQIAEWMQSKKTIHFILGAAAIGAGMVTKGPIALFVPIFAFGSHFVLQRKFSYLFKPVYLLGLITIAIVLIPMSIGLYQQYDLHPEKTVNGLKNVSGLRFFYWTQSFGRITGENVWNNNAPFSFLFENLLWGMLPWTLFFISGLVNDLIQIIRKKLIVAENEEFLTTGGFVLAYCSLGISKYQLPHYIYVVLPFIAIITAKMIYAIFWQQKFQFLKKMITPVQWLVCITLLIAPVIIIIYSFPSNSIWTWLIPVLTATTVLTLFLNKAISKKLFSISLALIIGLNVFLSLWFYPQVLKYQAGNVAGRYIAKQRIDREKFYIYRFQGNNVALHFYSNRIVRVIDSINNLSSETYLLTMDEGLEILKNSGRNFEILKQGLDYHVTALTGKFLNKETRDQQCKNYYIIKLN